From one Dermacentor andersoni chromosome 1, qqDerAnde1_hic_scaffold, whole genome shotgun sequence genomic stretch:
- the LOC126544504 gene encoding DENN domain-containing protein 11-like, with protein sequence MARRKGATDRAPLLSDDEPIDGYSTYTNISCQVKCQLGPVLSCTDNRTGEKLGDNTVCDIVGVFVIAFDTRAGNTVEWWAPDDLDVSGLEFKAMTSGAHRVHTDFIYFKRKDYYGFSCFENMKVENEEERGARMKSIGILAKSYSLLHLHKTFLQKQVRRLLERPGIYEDLIQFYLTHQTPAIMDTCLGVSYKTVCDGMHSMEITHPAGCFSQFLNFFGEKVFLLWKLALLKKRILFFSPPPIGVICYRVYCTSTLVAHVYPDLETCLCPPNFYVNVTDVDALAEQLSYVACTTEKIFETKQNLFDLFVDQQNLKVHSSLHERLLELSAADKLKYNHLLELRSKCQPLLAGDSDATDESWFTGFFMAQNTQLFKELLVASRSPEKLWTEEHMQRVGLDPHGDKLFLTELVERYGIDIVLITDSVCCPA encoded by the exons ATGGCAAGACGGAAAGGGGCGACTGATCGAGCTCCGCTTCTGTCCGATGATGAACCAATTGATGGCTACAGTACTTACACGAACATTTCATGCCAAGTGAAATGCCAGTTGGGACCAGTACTGTCTTGCACAGACAACAGAACGGGCGAAAAACTAGGCGACAACACTGTGTGTGACATTGTTGGCGTGTTTGTGATAGCATTTGACACTCGAGCGG gtaATACTGTGGAGTGGTGGGCACCTGATGACTTGGATGTGTCTGGCCTTGAGTTTAAGGCTATGACCAGTGGAGCTCACAGGGTGCACACAGACTTCAT ATACTTCAAGAGGAAAGATTACTATGGATTCTCCTGCTTTGAAAACATGAAAGTAGAGAATGAGGAAGAGCGTGGAGCACGGATGAAGTCGATAGGAATTCTTGCAAAAAGCTACTCACTGCTGCATCTGCATAAGACATTCCTGCAAAAGCAAGTACG GCGACTGTTGGAAAGGCCAGGTATATATGAAGACCTTATTCAGTTTTACTTGACCCATCAAACACCAGCCATCATGGACACCTGTCTTGGTGTCTCCTACAAAACTGTCTGTGATGGCATGCATTCCATGGAG atTACACACCCAGCTGGTTGCTTCTCTCAGTTCCTGAATTTCTTTGGGGAGAAGGTATTTCTTCTATGGAAGCTTGCGCTGTTGAAAAAAAGGATCCTTTTTTTCTCTCCACCACCAATTGGTGTGATTTGCTATCGTG TATACTGCACAAGTACCTTGGTTGCTCATGTATACCCAGACTTGGAGACTTGTTTGTGTCCACCAAATTTTTATGTCAATGTCACAGATGTGGATGCCCTGGCAGAGCAGCTCTCCTATGTGGCCT GCACTACCGAGAAGATTTTTGAGACAAAGCAAAACCTGTTTGACCTGTTTGTTGACCAGCAAAACTTGAAAGTTCATTCTTCCTTGCATGAGAGGTTGCTGGAATTGAGTGCTGCTGATAAGCTAAAGTACAACCATCTTTTAGAGCTAAG aTCCAAGTGCCAGCCGTTACTAGCAGGGGATTCAGATGCTACAGATGAATCCTGGTTTACAGG GTTTTTCATGGCTCAAAATACACAGCTTTTTAAAGAGCTGCTAGTGGCATCTAGGAGCCCTGAAAAATTGTGGACTGAAGAACATATGCAAAGAGTGGGCCTTGACCCTCATGGTGACAAGCTGTTCTTAACAGAGTTGGTCGAGCGCTATGGTATAGACATTGTACTGATTACAGACAGTGTCTGTTGCCCTGCGTGA